The following coding sequences lie in one Lolium perenne isolate Kyuss_39 chromosome 2, Kyuss_2.0, whole genome shotgun sequence genomic window:
- the LOC127333753 gene encoding putative casein kinase II subunit beta-4 isoform X1, protein MYKQQGAAGGAGLDRKRISDVLDKHLDKAVAASPSTSRGSAGARGDHNRLVVPSSLPKGRCSEGESESDSEASDVSGSDGEDTSWISWYCNLRGNEFFCEVDEDYIQDDFNLCGLSSQVPYYDYALDLILDIESSHGDIFTEEQNELVESAAEMLYGLIHARYILTSKGLAAMLEKYKNYDFGRCPRVYCCGQPCLPVGQSDIHRSSTVKIFCPKCEDIYYPRSKYQGNIDGAYFGTTFPHMFLMTYDHLKPQKPSQRYIPRVFGFKLHKP, encoded by the exons ATGTATAAGCAGCAGGGGGCGGCGGGAGGGGCGGGGCTGGACCGGAAGCGCATCAGCGACGTGCTCGACAAGCACCTGGACAAGGCCGTCGCCGCGTCGCCCTCCACGTCCAGGGGATCGGCGGGTGCTCGAGGCGACCACAACCGCCTCGTCGTGCCCTCCTCCCTCCCCAAGGGCCGCTGCTCCGAAG GCGAGTCTGAATCTGACAGTGAAGCATCAGATGTTAGTGGTTCTGATGGAGAAGACACCTCATGGATTTCGTGGTATTGCAACCTAAGAGGGAATGAGTTCTTCTGTGAAGTCGATGAGGATTACATACAAGATGACTTCAATCTTTGTGGGCTTAGCAGTCAAGTTCCATATTATGATTATGCTCTTGATCTCATTTTGGATATCGAGTCCTCTCATG GTGATATTTTCACGGAAGAACAAAATGAGTTAGTTGAATCAGCTGCAGAGATGTTGTATGGGCTGATTCATGCACGGTACATTCTGACAAGTAAAGGATTGGCTGCTATG CTGGAGAAGTATAAGAACTATGACTTCGGACGATGTCCACGAGTTTATTGCTGTGGCCAACCATGTCTACCTGTTGGACAATCAGATATTCACCGGTCTAGCACCGTGAAGATATTCTGCCCTAAGTGTGAAGACATCTACTATCCACGGTCTAAATACCAAGGCA ATATCGACGGAGCCTACTTTGGGACAACATTTCCTCACATGTTTCTGATGACATACGATCACCTCAAACCTCAGAAGCCCTCGCAGCGCTACATTCCTCGCGTATTCGGCTTCAAGCTCCACAAGCCATGA
- the LOC127333753 gene encoding putative casein kinase II subunit beta-4 isoform X2: MYKQQGAAGGAGLDRKRISDVLDKHLDKAVAASPSTSRGSAGARGDHNRLVVPSSLPKGRCSEGESESDSEASDVSGSDGEDTSWISWYCNLRGNEFFCEVDEDYIQDDFNLCGLSSQVPYYDYALDLILDIESSHGDIFTEEQNELVESAAEMLYGLIHARYILTSKGLAAMLEKYKNYDFGRCPRVYCCGQPCLPVGQSDIHRSSTVKIFCPKCEDIYYPRSKYQDIDGAYFGTTFPHMFLMTYDHLKPQKPSQRYIPRVFGFKLHKP, translated from the exons ATGTATAAGCAGCAGGGGGCGGCGGGAGGGGCGGGGCTGGACCGGAAGCGCATCAGCGACGTGCTCGACAAGCACCTGGACAAGGCCGTCGCCGCGTCGCCCTCCACGTCCAGGGGATCGGCGGGTGCTCGAGGCGACCACAACCGCCTCGTCGTGCCCTCCTCCCTCCCCAAGGGCCGCTGCTCCGAAG GCGAGTCTGAATCTGACAGTGAAGCATCAGATGTTAGTGGTTCTGATGGAGAAGACACCTCATGGATTTCGTGGTATTGCAACCTAAGAGGGAATGAGTTCTTCTGTGAAGTCGATGAGGATTACATACAAGATGACTTCAATCTTTGTGGGCTTAGCAGTCAAGTTCCATATTATGATTATGCTCTTGATCTCATTTTGGATATCGAGTCCTCTCATG GTGATATTTTCACGGAAGAACAAAATGAGTTAGTTGAATCAGCTGCAGAGATGTTGTATGGGCTGATTCATGCACGGTACATTCTGACAAGTAAAGGATTGGCTGCTATG CTGGAGAAGTATAAGAACTATGACTTCGGACGATGTCCACGAGTTTATTGCTGTGGCCAACCATGTCTACCTGTTGGACAATCAGATATTCACCGGTCTAGCACCGTGAAGATATTCTGCCCTAAGTGTGAAGACATCTACTATCCACGGTCTAAATACCAAG ATATCGACGGAGCCTACTTTGGGACAACATTTCCTCACATGTTTCTGATGACATACGATCACCTCAAACCTCAGAAGCCCTCGCAGCGCTACATTCCTCGCGTATTCGGCTTCAAGCTCCACAAGCCATGA
- the LOC127333752 gene encoding probable (S)-ureidoglycine aminohydrolase, whose amino-acid sequence MNHSPPPTHTHTGALRLITSPAPLHSTRDGPSSAVAVPSSLSQVPVRKPRGLTPRHPVLCEMLPAGHHLSLLALALVPLASLAGAAAAGAGEGFCSAEPSSDCSQGPPLYWKVTNPTLSPVHLQDLPGFTRSVYKKDHALITPESHVFSPLPDWTNTLGAYLISPALGAHFTMYLANMQDGSKSALPPKDVERLIFVLQGSIALSLESERSHSLLVDSYAYLPANMKHSMTSDEPSTLVIFERRYTAIGDYHPDLIVGSTDKQALLETPGEVFELRKLLPTSLPYDFNIHIMDFQPGEYLNVKEVHYNQHGLLLLEGQGIYRLGDSWYPVQAGDTIWMAPFVPQWYAALGKTKSRYLLYKDVNRNPLI is encoded by the exons ATGAACCACAGTCCACCACCAACCCACACACACACGGGTGCGCTCAGGCTCATCACATCACCCGCTCCACTCCACTCCACTCGCGACGGGCCTtcctccgccgtcgccgtcccCTCCTCCCTCTCCCAAGTCCCAGTCCGAAAACCTCGCGGCCTCACGCCACGCCACCCCGTGCTGTGCGAGATGCTCCCCGCAGGCCACCATCTCTCCCTGCTCGCGCTTGCGCTCGTGCCGCTCGCTTCCCTCGCAGGCGCGGCGGCCGCAGGCGCCGGTGAGGGGTTCTGCTCGGCGGAACCGTCCAGCGATTGCTCCCAGGGGCCTCCGCTCTACTGGAAGGTCACCAACCCCACCCTCTCGCCCGTGCACCTGCAAG atttaCCTGGCTTCACACGTAGTGTCTACAAAAAGGATCATGCTTTAATAACACCAGAAAGCCATGTATTCAGTCCTTTGCCTGATTG GACCAACACGCTAGGAGCATATTTGATTAGTCCAGCCCTTGGGGCACACTTCACTATGTACTTGGCAAACATGCAAG ATGGATCAAAATCAGCCCTACCACCGAAAGATGTTGAAAG GCTTATTTTTGTACTTCAAGGCAGCATTGCACTGTCTCTTGAGAGCGAAAGATCCCACTCTCTGTTG GTAGACTCTTATGCCTATCTTCCTGCAAACATGAAGCACTCTATGACATCAGATGAACCAAGCACCCTGGTTATCTTTGAGAGGAG GTACACAGCCATTGGGGATTACCATCCTGATCTAATTGTTGGTTCAACAGATAAGCAGGCCCTTCTTGAAACCCCGGGAGAG GTATTTGAACTGAGGAAGCTGCTACCCACTTCTCTACCTTATGACTTCAATATTCAT ATAATGGACTTTCAGCCAGGCGAGTATCTCAATGTGAAG GAGGTTCATTACAATCAACATGGTCTGCTGCTTTTAGAGGGACAGGGAATATATCGATTGGGAGACAGCTG GTATCCGGTGCAAGCAGGTGATACTATTTGGATGGCGCCATTTGTGCCTCAGTG GTATGCTGCTCTTGGTAAAACCAAGTCTAGGTACTTGCTGTACAAAGATGTCAATAGGAATCCACTGATATGA